The Leadbetterella byssophila DSM 17132 DNA window GGGGAGAAAACTAGTATTTGATGTAGGTAGTTCAAGTAATTTAAATCATGTTTTGAATACCTTAGGGATAAAAGAATTCGATAAAGATGCTGTGGTAGCTGCTGGATCAAACTTGAAGGTTTTTGATTTCGTAAAGAAGGATAAATCAGCTATTGGGTTCGTTGGATTTAATATGATTTCTGAAAAAAGTAATGAAGGTTCTGTTGAATTAAGGAACTCCGTTAAAATTTTAAGTGTCGACGGTATTGCTCCTAGTAAGGGTACAATAGTAGAGCAAGTTTATCCTTTTCATAGGACTATCTACTTACATACCTTAGGTACGGCATGGGGCGTAGAAAACGGCTTTATACGCTTTGCATGTACGAAACCTGGACAATTGATAGCTGAAAAGATGGGTTTAGTGCCATACTATGCTATACCTAAAGAGTTTTATCTTTCTAAAGAGGATCTTCAATAATATTTTAACAATTCATTAATAAAACTTAGAAAATTCTAAAAGTCTAATGAATAAATCCATTTAAAACATGGAAAATGGGCTTTTAAAAGAATTGGTTTTTTTTTAAATTGCGAACCGATTTCAATTTTTAACCGAAAAAGTAACTTTACAGCTTATTTAGAAATGATGATTAGAAAGACAAAAATTTGGGCGGTAGTAGGATTGCTGCTGACTTATACCTGGTCCTTTGGACAGAGTATTGATCAGGTAGTAAAAGACCTAGATGCGGAACGGTTTACAGCTGCCCTTGATGGAGCTAATAAGCTGGTAGTATCTGCACCTTCAGTAGATACCTATTTTTTGAAAGGTTACACTATACTTTCAAGCCCTGATTATGCGAAGGCGGAAAATTTAAAAGCTGCTCAGGAAGCTTTTGAAGCTGGAAATGCTCTAAGTAAAAAAGGTGATCCTTTGAATCAAGTAGGTTTAGGGATGGTGAAATTAGCATCTAAAGATTTAGCGGGTGCAAAAGCGATTTTTGAGGCCGTTAAAA harbors:
- a CDS encoding PstS family phosphate ABC transporter substrate-binding protein, producing the protein MRNWCLFLILGIIWGCQGKENKRPSIYEGKINVAMDESIMPLIQAETDGYKMHYPKAGFETFVMPETQAVKWLLSDSMDVICITRLLNEEEMAIVNKREIKYIPAPMALDAVVLITHPDSDLKQLSLDELKDLFKGKGRKLVFDVGSSSNLNHVLNTLGIKEFDKDAVVAAGSNLKVFDFVKKDKSAIGFVGFNMISEKSNEGSVELRNSVKILSVDGIAPSKGTIVEQVYPFHRTIYLHTLGTAWGVENGFIRFACTKPGQLIAEKMGLVPYYAIPKEFYLSKEDLQ